A window of Methanobacterium formicicum DSM 3637 contains these coding sequences:
- a CDS encoding CPBP family intramembrane glutamic endopeptidase produces the protein MSTVEMDNKKRFQIGLPVNYVITLIAYLLALIGAELLTTYVNKTWGLAAHTIILFALLVNAAMVESTDFSNLLRSMMPIPIIRIVGLSIPMMQIKPLYWFPIVALPLFAASLAIIRSQNLSMADVGLVLGNVKVQLLIAATGFVTGIIEFFILRPDPLISQFTPVLLIGAFFILLISTGLAEELLFRGILQNNVTNMFGAAFGLIYTSLVFTTMHIGWIYFADLVFVFCVALFYGTCLIKTKSIFGITVAHGISNSMLFLVMPFVNLAAFGLH, from the coding sequence TTGAGCACTGTTGAAATGGATAATAAAAAACGTTTCCAAATTGGATTACCAGTTAATTATGTCATAACTCTTATTGCTTATCTTTTGGCTTTGATAGGGGCAGAACTTTTAACTACCTATGTTAATAAGACCTGGGGGCTTGCTGCTCATACTATTATTCTCTTTGCTCTTCTGGTTAATGCAGCCATGGTGGAATCAACTGATTTTTCTAACCTGCTACGCAGTATGATGCCCATACCCATCATACGTATTGTGGGACTTTCCATACCCATGATGCAGATAAAACCATTGTACTGGTTCCCTATTGTTGCTTTACCCCTTTTTGCAGCATCTTTAGCTATCATACGCAGTCAGAATTTGTCCATGGCTGATGTGGGGTTGGTTCTGGGGAATGTCAAGGTTCAACTTCTCATTGCAGCTACTGGATTTGTTACTGGTATTATTGAGTTTTTCATTCTCCGGCCAGATCCCTTGATCTCCCAGTTTACTCCAGTGCTTCTAATTGGAGCTTTCTTTATTCTATTGATATCCACTGGGCTGGCTGAGGAGTTACTCTTCAGGGGTATCCTGCAGAATAACGTTACCAACATGTTTGGTGCAGCTTTTGGTCTTATTTACACATCCCTGGTGTTTACCACCATGCACATTGGCTGGATATACTTTGCGGATTTAGTCTTTGTGTTCTGTGTGGCCCTGTTCTATGGTACCTGTCTAATTAAAACCAAATCCATATTCGGAATAACCGTTGCTCACGGAATATCCAACTCCATGTTGTTCTTAGTAATGCCCTTTGTGAATTTAGCTGCCTTTGGGTTACATTAA
- a CDS encoding glycosyltransferase family 2 protein, with product MVLGTRQHVLRVIVVDDGSHDKTADIARLAGAKVLVHPQNQGKGAALKTGFKAAKDADIIVTLDSDGQHEPEEIPKLFEPIINGEADIVNGSRYLNGNGKETPAYRRVGQNVLDTATNISGKMDVTDSQSGFRAFAGHTLPLFRFHSTGYTIESEMLIEASKAGLRIKEVEITTTYGEDSHHKKNPLSHGVSVLVRILQDMEFNRPLYYFTIPGLILVLIGMILGLKFFGEYLGGQMTTLFPTTLAGLIAIFGTFIAFTGLILHSVSRMIWRAMGK from the coding sequence GTGGTTCTGGGAACACGGCAACATGTATTAAGGGTTATTGTTGTTGATGACGGCAGCCATGACAAAACTGCAGATATAGCCAGGTTAGCCGGGGCTAAAGTACTAGTCCATCCCCAGAATCAGGGAAAAGGGGCAGCACTCAAAACTGGTTTCAAGGCAGCTAAAGATGCAGATATCATAGTCACCTTGGACTCTGATGGTCAACACGAACCAGAAGAAATACCCAAACTTTTTGAACCCATAATCAATGGTGAAGCCGACATAGTAAACGGTAGCCGATATTTAAATGGTAATGGGAAGGAAACCCCTGCTTACCGACGCGTGGGACAGAACGTACTGGACACTGCCACCAACATCAGTGGAAAAATGGATGTTACTGACAGTCAGAGTGGTTTCCGTGCATTCGCCGGTCACACCCTACCACTATTCCGATTCCACAGCACTGGTTACACCATTGAAAGTGAAATGCTCATTGAAGCTTCTAAAGCAGGTTTAAGGATTAAAGAAGTGGAGATAACCACCACTTATGGAGAAGATTCTCACCATAAGAAGAATCCATTAAGCCACGGAGTGAGTGTTCTGGTGCGAATCTTACAGGACATGGAATTCAACCGGCCATTATACTACTTCACAATTCCAGGACTTATTTTAGTGTTAATTGGCATGATATTAGGTTTGAAATTCTTTGGAGAGTACCTGGGGGGTCAGATGACCACCTTATTCCCCACCACCCTAGCAGGACTCATTGCCATTTTTGGGACATTCATAGCTTTCACCGGATTGATTTTACACAGTGTTTCCCGTATGATTTGGAGAGCTATGGGTAAATAA
- the cobM gene encoding precorrin-4 C(11)-methyltransferase: MQGKVIFIGAGPGDPELLTIKGAKVIAEADVIIYAGSLVNPEVLSGAKEGAQIYNSAQMNLDEIVQMMEKSTSEGKLVARVHTGDPAIYGAIAEQIQYLKNKNIHYQIIPGVSSLFASAAALEAELTQPEVSQTVIITRPSGRTPKPEREAIFRLAEHQATMCIFLGVHMIGKVVSELLTFYDPGTPVAVVQKASWDDEKIVRGTLEDIVDQVQEAGITKTALIVVGDVLGTGRVTPSKLYDAHFTHEYREGEGE; this comes from the coding sequence ATGCAAGGTAAAGTAATTTTCATAGGAGCCGGCCCTGGAGACCCGGAACTACTAACTATCAAAGGTGCCAAAGTTATTGCCGAGGCAGATGTGATTATCTACGCTGGATCCCTGGTGAACCCGGAGGTCTTATCCGGAGCCAAAGAAGGGGCCCAGATCTACAACAGTGCCCAGATGAACCTGGATGAAATCGTGCAAATGATGGAAAAATCAACCAGTGAAGGGAAACTGGTTGCACGGGTGCACACCGGTGACCCGGCTATTTATGGGGCAATCGCTGAACAGATACAGTACCTTAAAAATAAAAACATCCATTACCAGATCATCCCTGGTGTCAGTTCCCTGTTTGCCTCTGCAGCAGCATTAGAAGCAGAATTAACCCAGCCTGAAGTTTCACAGACAGTTATAATAACCCGGCCATCTGGCCGCACACCCAAACCAGAACGGGAAGCCATTTTCAGACTGGCAGAACACCAGGCCACCATGTGCATATTCCTGGGAGTGCACATGATCGGTAAAGTAGTATCAGAACTTTTAACCTTCTATGACCCTGGGACCCCGGTGGCAGTGGTCCAGAAGGCCAGCTGGGATGATGAAAAAATAGTCAGGGGCACCCTGGAGGATATAGTTGACCAGGTTCAGGAAGCTGGTATAACCAAGACCGCTCTTATTGTGGTGGGGGATGTGCTTGGTACAGGTAGAGTGACTCCATCCAAACTGTATGATGCCCACTTCACACATGAGTACAGGGAAGGTGAAGGAGAATAG
- a CDS encoding DUF166 domain-containing protein — protein MSTMKLYVISSGKYGSRIVNSLAEMGLASSMVGLEEIPDDLPEFIDDFQQYVPKSIPTADLILAVGLFGDINMIVPIIARQSGAKSVIIPIHDPAQVPPGLQREIEESAPEVKIVFPKPFCSLEPVGDTYIDKFAREFGKPKLEIEAGNLIRKVKVLRTAPCGSTHYIAENIEGIPTEEAEQEAGNKLHNYPCNASMATDPVVGDTILHLAGYQVKEAVRRAVGFAMKSAVVDPETCEADECQHECIKHCPQVQIGMDTVTLNEEEQAVIDPASCGCCEICIQECPYGSIEMEEKKFIIE, from the coding sequence ATGAGTACTATGAAACTTTACGTGATAAGTTCAGGGAAGTATGGTAGTCGTATTGTTAACAGCCTGGCAGAAATGGGACTGGCCAGTAGTATGGTGGGGTTAGAAGAAATTCCGGATGACCTACCGGAGTTCATTGATGACTTCCAGCAGTACGTGCCAAAATCCATCCCCACTGCGGATCTCATCCTGGCAGTGGGACTATTCGGTGATATTAACATGATCGTACCTATCATCGCCAGGCAAAGCGGTGCCAAATCAGTGATCATACCCATTCACGACCCGGCACAGGTACCACCCGGCCTGCAACGGGAAATAGAAGAATCCGCCCCTGAAGTTAAGATCGTATTCCCCAAACCATTCTGTTCCCTGGAACCGGTGGGAGACACCTACATCGATAAATTTGCCCGTGAATTTGGTAAACCCAAACTGGAAATAGAAGCAGGCAACCTCATCCGGAAGGTGAAGGTGCTTAGAACTGCTCCCTGTGGCAGTACCCATTACATTGCCGAGAACATTGAAGGCATACCCACTGAGGAAGCAGAGCAGGAAGCAGGTAACAAACTACACAACTACCCCTGTAATGCCAGTATGGCCACTGACCCCGTGGTGGGAGATACCATACTTCACCTGGCAGGGTACCAGGTCAAAGAAGCAGTGCGCAGGGCAGTGGGTTTTGCAATGAAATCAGCGGTGGTGGACCCTGAAACCTGTGAAGCAGATGAATGCCAGCACGAATGTATCAAACACTGTCCACAGGTGCAGATAGGCATGGATACTGTAACCTTAAATGAAGAGGAACAGGCAGTAATCGACCCGGCCAGCTGTGGATGCTGTGAAATATGCATACAGGAATGCCCCTATGGATCCATAGAAATGGAAGAAAAGAAGTTCATAATAGAATAA